ATCTGATCCCCGTTCCAAAGCGGGTTGCGTAGGGATTTGGAGGATCGTACGGATAGTGAGGGTCGAAAAAATGAACCCATAAAAACAGATCGTCTGCAACATGTTCGTCTATCAGTTTGACAGCTTCGCCGTAGATCTTATCGGCTCGTTTCTCCCTCCGTTTGGGCCCACTCGCATAATCGAACCCCTTAACCTTGAGAATCTCCGGCGATAAAGCTCTCCGCGCAACAATGGCGGCGGTGAAAAATCCTTTTTTCTTGAGAAATTCGGCGATGCTGACGACGTTCGGATTCGTTAATTCCATGCCGTTCTTCAGAACGCCGTGAGTGACCGGATATGCGCTCGTCAAGATCGATACGTGGGCGGGATCGGTTGTGGGCATCGAGGTGTAACAATTTGTGAATTTCACCCCTCGCTCTGCCAGACGGTCTATATAAGGACTCGTTTCCCGTTTATATCCATAGCAGCTCAGATGGTCGCTCCGGGTGGTGTCGAGCGTTATCAGGATAATTCGGAGTCGGTCCGCAGCCGCAGCTTTCTGAACCCGTGCATTTTGTCGCACGCTGTAGGCGACCCAGCCACCGGCGACAATTAAGAGTATCGCCGCCGCCAAAACAATTTTGCGCATGTTTCCCCCCGCCTCAGATCGCTCCGGTTGGAGTCACTGGAATGTCGAAGATGGATTCACCGAAGGAGCTTGCCTCGAAGATCAATTTGTTCAGAAAGCGAATTCAACGTATCATACAACTGTTTAAAAATCAAATTTTAACCTCGCCTTTTAGAATCCGCTACATGTGCATCTTACAGGTTATGCCGGACCTCAGGCATCAGGAGATGATTGGCTGGAGATTTGCTTCTGCCATTCGAGGAAGGTGTTAACATATCGTTCGAGTTCGGAATGTTGCGCGTCGGGTCCTGATTCGGGAATGACGGGATCGATGATATCGACGGCGCCGAGAAAGACTTCCCCGGAGTAGCCGTCAATACTGATGATGTCGCCGGGTCCCAGTTCGAGCGAGTCAATCCGCAGAAGTTGCGCCTCCTTGTCTATCCGCAGCATCTCGCAGCCTGTAATACAGGCCTTTGCCATTCGGCGAGAATTGATCGCTGCATGTGAAGTCATGCCGCCTTCCCTCGTCAGGACACCGCAGGCCGCGGAAATGCCGCCGATGTCGTTGGGAGTAGTGCGATCCGCCACCAGGATGAGATGCTCTCCTGAATGAGCCCGCTTGACGGCGTCTCTCGAAGTAAAGGCGAGACATCCTGTGGCCACCCCCGGCGAGGCCGGATTCCCTTTTGCAACAATCCGCTTCGGGGCGCTGGGGTCAAAAACCGGGAGGAACAACTGCCAGAGGCCGGCCTCCTCAAGTCTGGCGACTGCCGTCGGGACATCTATCACGCCTTCGGACACGAGGTCAACCGCTATTTTCAGTGCGGCATGGTCCGTGCGTTTTGCGCGACGGGTCTGCAGGAGGAAGAGGTTCCCGTCTTCGACGGTAAATTCGATATCTTGCATGTCGCGCAGATGGAGCTCGAGCTTTTGGGCTGCGTCCTCAATTTGCTGATAAATAACCGGATCCCATTGTTCCAGTGCCCGCGCCGGATTCGAAGCATCCTGGTACAGGCTCAGCGGCAATGGGGTGCCGGTACCGCTGACTAATATCTCGCCTTGACAACATGGCAGGTATTCTCCGAAGATGCGGCGTTCGCCCGTAATAGGGTTGCGCGAGAAAACGACACCCGAGCACGACCTCGATCCGCGGTTGCCGAACACCATCTGCTGGACTGTTGCCGCCGTTCCTAGATGATGCGGTATATTGAATATCTGCCTGTAGGTGACGGCGCTCTCACTGCGCCAGGAAGAGAAGATCGCCTTGAGTGAGCTGACAAGCTGTACGCGCGGGTCCTGCGGAAATGCAGCCCCGATTGCCTCCTTGATACGTTCGAGCAGGAATCTCGCTTTTTCCTTCATCTCGGCGGCTGACGCGACGCCTTCCCGTCGCGGCTGATCAAACGCCGCAGTGTCTCCGTATCCCATCACGGACGCGGCGAATTTAAAGATGAGCCTGCAGTAGCATTCATAGGCGAAAACGGGGTTCCCGGAGACCCGGCTCAATCCCTCAACCGTTTCGTCGTTCAGCCCGATGTTTAAGATCGTGTCCATCATCCCCGGCATCGAGACGCACGAGCCGGCGCGCACGGAAAGCAGCAACGGCCTTTCGGGGTCGCCAAAGATGCACCCGGTAATCTCTTCGAGCTTTGATAGACACTGGAAGAGCGATTCCCTCGTCTCGGCCCGCAGGATCCTTCCATCTTGAAAGAACGTGTTGCATACGCGCGCCGGGATCACAAATCCGGGCGGCACCCGCACGCCCAGCTTCGCCATCTCGGTCAGGTAAGCCCCTTTCTCCCCAAGTATCGGATAATACGCGGCGCCGCCCTCGGCAAAACCGGGCCGGAAAAAATATGCAAATTTCGACGTGCTGGTCTTGGCGGAAAGAGATTTCAGGTCCTGTTTTATCTTCGTTATTTTCTTGGGCGATATCTCCCTCACCGACGGATGACGCACCCGCTTCATCAAATGCGCGATTCGGCTGCGGGAGAAGGTTAGCAGCTTGAGCGTCAATTCGGACAGGTGCTGCAGCGTCGTCTCCCGAAACAATCCGTCCACAAACGCGCTTGCGGCCTCATCGGCATTCGGTATCTGCCGAAGCCGGAAAATCTCTCGCGTCATGTCGTAATAGATACCCACCATTTTGTCGGTTACTACGCTTATTTCCGCGTCAATACGCTCGACGATCGAATAGATCGTATAGAAGTTCAACTCGCTTGAATGTTTCAGATCGAGCAGTTGCTGCGAGTCCTTCTCGAGATCGTCCGTTCCCTGCCCTTTGGCGCGAATGTTAAGCACCATCGAGTGGATAATATCGATCGTCAGCGGAAGCGCTTCTATCGTGATCTCAGCCAGCTTCATGTTGCAGATTTCTCCAAACAGAATGTAGCCGATGCGCTCGAGCGTGAGGTCCAGCCAGATCGCCTCGAGCGTCACCGGCAGCGTCTGCGACTGGAGGAACGGGTCCTTGATCTTGCTCCTCAACAGCATTCGGATGTTGCCGAGCATGATGGCCGCCCGGAGCGAATCACCGGCGCGCAAACGCTTGATGAATTCCTCCAGCGGGTCGACCAGTGAAGGGAAAAATAGGGTAACTGCGTCACGCCGCCACGCATCGATCACCTGAACAATGTCGTCGGGGTTTCTCTTCTCGGCTCTCTCAAGCGTTGCCTTCAAATTGATGAACAGCCTGCGATAGTTGCGGTTCTCCGCCCTCTCGATGTTCTCCTGCACCATTTGCAGCAGGATCTCGAGGTTCGTCTGGATCAGCGATTCATTACCCTTCTCGATGCTTCCCATGAGATATCGAAGATAGCTGTTCACCTGCGGCGACACTATCTCCGAGATATTGCTCATGAACTGGTAAATGTCGGTTATCCTGTCGTCGATGCTGCCCGGATGCGGCTCGAAAACATTCGCCAACTCGCGCTCGAGCTCTTGCAGGAGCTTCAGGATGCCCGCGAATTTTTCCGGCTGGTACTGGAATACTTTCTGATATTTGTTTATCTTCCGGAGCCCCTCCGACTCGCCGGTCTGCGCGTAATCGATCAAGGCGCGAACGAGGTCGAGATTGCGGGGAGAGAGCTTGTTATGGATTTCCGCCCTGATGTCCTCCGTGATCGGGCACGGGAAGGAGTATTCGATTTCTTCGGCGAGTCCTCGTATCGTTCGAATTTCGTCCTGGGACGCTCCGAAAAACGGAAGGCTTTTGACCAACTGCCGGACCAACAGGTACATCTCGTCGGAAGACAGGTCGATCGTCATCAATGCCTCGACCTTTCCGCGCATCTGCTTGGAGAGAGCAACGCTATCGGCTCGCTCGGCAAAACCGCCGCCGCGATATCCGGGCAGGCTCCCGGTTTCCACGCGCAGATTTACAGTCAATAACTTGATCAGTTCCGTATTGACCTGAGGATTTGAGACGATGTTGTCGATGCACTCGAAAACCTGGTCCCATGTCTTGATCGGCACGAGCCTGGATGCGTCCGTCCTCGCAGGCTCCGTTCTTTCCAGCCCCTGCATTTTCCTATTCTCGTTTATTATCGAGTCCGTCAAAAGCGGAAAGCGACTGTGTCGCAAGATACTTCAGGGCGGCGCCGCCGCCGGTGCACAAATCAAACGTTTTCTCGGCTTCCTGGATTCCGCCCATGCGGCGATTGACTGCGGCAACTCCGTCACCGCCCACCACAAGCTTCAGCTCGGCGCCGCAGTCGGCAATCGTGCGGACAAGCCAGTCGTTACCGGCGGAAAATTGTTCGACTTCATATAGGCCTACGGTCCCGTTCAGGATGACGGTCGCCGCGCCTTCCAGTATCCCCTTGATGTCGTCACCTGTTCGCGTTTGCGCATGATTGTATTCGGGCAAGATATCGTACACGTATGCGCCAAACGGGATCTCATCTGCGCAGGCCGTTTTTGACGGCACCCTCTTTTTTGGCCTGAACTTGTCGGGAACCGCCAGGCCGATGTGCAGGTCCGCCGCGATCTTCACCTCGACGTCGAATTCGGCTGCAAGTTCAAGCAATCGATGGGCCGCTGAAACTTGAGATTCAACATCAAGGGGGTCGTATCCGGAAACGGAATTGCCCGACGGGAACCCGGAGGCAACAAGGAATGCCGGAGCTGCGGTGAAAAGGCGCTGGATCGATCCGTGACGTATCATCATTTCAACCGCGGGAATCTTCTCCGCCATTTTCATTCCGCTCACGAAGGCGGCAACCGGCTTTTTCGGGCTTTTCAGAATTTCATCGAGAAGGGAAAGCTCCTTTGCCGGAAGCAGGCCCATCACCTTGTATCCTCCGATAAGGTTCATGAGCGGCAGGAAAGACGCATGCAGCCCCCGATGTGAAGCCCCGAAGGCGCTGTTGACGTAGCTGACGCTCCGTTGCGCCGACGAGTCGAGGTGGCCGAAAAGCGTGTCGAAGAGCGCCTTCGCGAAATGCCGGCTCCCGGATTCCTCGCCATCATAGAAACGCAGGTTCTCGAGATACAGCACCTGCCCGGGCTTAAGCTCGCGCGAGAGCTTCGCGGTCTCCGCATCAATGAGACCCGAGGCCATACGAAAATCTTTCCCGGCATTCAGCGCCTTCCGCCGCTCGAGTATCTCCGCAAATCTTTCGCCGGCTATCTTCAGGCTGAAGGGTTCGAGCACCTGCCCGTCTTCGGATTGGAGAAATTGAAAATCCTTCTTCCTCCCGTTATGCGAAAGCACGATGACCCGCGCGTTGTTCCGGATGAGGTACTCAACGTCCGCGGCGCTCGCCATTATGCGGTGGTCGTCGCTTATGAAAGGTCGCACCTTGTTTGTGTCGGGATCGTAAAGTGGATCGACAACATTATGGTCGACTCTGATGAGCCAGTAGACTCCGTCAAAGGCCCGAGGCGGAAGATCGAGTACCGAGAGCTTGCCCTCGTACGGCCGTCTGTACGCCGTCAATCGCTCTGAAACGCCTGCAAATCCCGCTCCCTCCCCGGCCGAAAGAAATTTCTTCTCCGCCGGCAGCATGATTTCCTCGAGGAATTCGACGTACATTTTCGAGGGACGCCATTCGTTCTCGTACCACCCGATGAGTTGGATGATCGTCATTGGTTCGCCGGTTGGCGAGGTGAAGTGAGCAATCTCGATGCTATCCTTGCAGAGAGTCGCTCCAGCTTGCGCCAGTTCGCGCAGCAGCCTGATCTGGGTCGATCGGTCGATGTTCCTGGTCCTGAGAAACTGGAACCGCGTTTCCGCCCCGGCGCGGCATGCCTGTTCGAGCGAGGCGGCGGCGGCGTCAATGTGTTCCATCGTGTAATGGCCGCGCAACACATACGTCGGCGCCATTATCGACACTGTCTCGATCGGAAATCGAATGGAATATACGGGTGTATGCGAGACGCCGGCCGCATCGACGAGCGCGGTGCTGGCGCTTGCGCCTGAACTTGTTTCGAAAATGTTTCCCGTTGCGTCGGTTCCGCGGCGGATGTCTTTCCTGTACTCGATCGGATCGATGATATCCGGACCGATATGCTCGCCAGTGAGGGAATGATAGGTCGGGCCTATTCCCTCCAGCACCATCTTGGCGGCCTCATCAAAGAACTTCTCCCAGTCCATCTCCGCGTGTTTGCTCCGATACATTGCCAGTTCCACCAGCCGATTCAGGTTTGCAAGGCATCCTGTCGTGCACGAAGCAGGAGACAGAAAAAAGTGCGTGGCGGAATCGTATTTATGATCATTGATATGCCTGATGAAAGTCGCCTCGCGCCACTCGTCCTCCTTGCTCGAGCCGGGCGCGGTTATCATCGTACGGAGCGCCCCGGCGCGCCTGTGGCGGTTGACTCCGTCTACATTATTGAAGCGGCCGGTGGCGTCTATGGCCACATGAATCGGAACACCTGCGAAAAGGAAACATTTCCAGGGATAATTGCCGGGGTCTCTGAACACAGGATGGCTGAACACCAGCATTCTGCGTCCGTCAAGTTCAATCCAGTCGACGCCGAAATCGACAGTGCCGGGAAAACGTCCCTGGACGTAGTCCTTCTCATTCAGCAGCTCGGCCAGGCGCCGAGCATCCGGTCCGCCGAGTGCGACCACGCGCAGTTTTTCACTTTTTGCGGCCAGTCGAAGCGTGCAGCTCCCCATGCGGCCGCCCGGCCCATTAATGACGATGTTATAGGTTTCAGGAGACGACGGGTGAATAATTGAATTTGGCCGGCTTATCGTCTGCCAGCGTTGCCGACTTTTATCGTACTGGTCGACGGAAACAAACGTCACTCGCTCAAACAGCTCTTTCTTGTCGTTGTAGTCGAGATGGTGAACCCGCAATGTGGCGCGAAGCTTGTCGCCGTGCTCGTAGACATCGTGAATGAGAATCTCCCAATCGTATTCGCGGCTAAGATCGAGCGCATATCTGCGAAGCTGCGAATAATATCGTCCCATCACCTGGTGAATATTTTCGAGGGAAGCGGTCGTTAGTAGCGGCGTGGAGTATACTTTGTGCCGATTCTCGTGGAGGGCTACAATCGCCACCGCTTCCCCCGTTTCATCCCGAAGTACTTCCTGACGAACGACCGGCTGCGACTCGAGGAACAACAGGCGCATCGCGTCATTCGCCAGAGTTGAATCCAGAATTGTGATATGACCGCTGCCCGGTTGAGCTGTCGAGTATTTTCGGGCGCGCCGCTTGGTCGCGACCGCCTCCGACTTCTGCGAGTATTTCTGCGCCAGGCGTGAAACGTGGCGCCGCGAAAATTCCGCCTGCTGGACCACGTCCAGCGAATCCCAGCAGCGACACGGCAGCGGCATTCCGGCCGCAAATTGGTCCGCCGCCTTCATGTATTCCCGCTGGACTGGAAATCCCGCAATCGAGCGGAGAGCCATATCGACGTCGGCCGCCGCTTCATCCACAAAGAACGCAATGCTCACCTGCGCGCCCGCGTCATTGTGGCTTACGTACACCTGGTTGGGATCAAAGATCAGCTTTGGGTTCCCGAAATTGAGATTCGATGTCAGTTGCACCCACCATTCCGGCAATTCAAGAATATCCAGTTCCTGTGCCTTGCTCCGAAAACGTGAGATGATTTTCTCCCGCGATACCTTCGAATCGAGAACCGCATTTATGCGGAGGAGCTTGCCGCGCGGAATATTTGTCTTGAATTCATTTGTCGCCAGAACAATGGCAGACTCGTCAATTGCACCAACGAGCAAGGCCAGATTGCCGAATCGCGCCGGGTTCTTCTTGTGGATCACCTGATAAACGCCCGCAACGCGATACGTCGGTTGGACCACCGCAGGATCATCATGCTTCTCGACGATATCGGCTCCGACAACCAGAATTCTGCCTAACTCCGACAGAGTGGAGACGCCCAGCGCATATGCTATGCCTTCGGATGGGGCCGCGCCCAACATGCTTCCAATGGAAGAGTCGTCCTTGATGATCCGATGAGCGGCAACATCATGATCCGCTTCAGCCCTGGCCGCGACAACTTCAACACCGGATTGCCGCAGCCGGTCACGCACGTCGGCGGTAAGCCGGCCGGCCTGGCTCTCGCCGAGCATCACACAGGTAACGCCAAATGCTTGCCAGGAAACGTTCGTCAGGGCTGCAGACGGCTCCGCCAACCAGCCGTGATAGACGGCGGCGGCGGATTTCTGACATCCGAGATACAGGAAGCCACATTCATCCGCCCGAACGCTTTCAAAAACGCCCAACTGCGAATTGTATTTGATCCATTGCATGATATCCCGCGGCTTCTGGCCCAGAAAAACGACCACCTCCAGATTCTCAGCATACTCAGTCGTGATCTTGCGAAGTGCCGCAATGACATTCTGGTCATACCCGACGACGCCGATTCTGCGGGGCGCGGCGCCGGGAGAAACGTGCGCCAGAACGCGCGAGCGCACCGCGGCAAGGATGCCGCGATCATGTATGGGCGATTGACCGTCTGCCATCCCGAACACATCGAAAAGTTTCTCGATGCCGGGAACCAGCTTCGTCAACTTCTCCCTTGCGGCGCCGCTCTCTTGACTTCGGCTCAACTGCTCGATGAGCCTGTCCACTTCCCGGATTTCCGCCAAGCCGGCCACCCGCATCCCTCGCTTTTCAAGGAGCATGCGCATGGATGCAAATGGCCGTTCGTTGGTCTCTTCGAGAACATATGCTTCGGCGGGAATTTCCGGAATGCGCCTCTCAATTCGCTTATGAAATGAGCTGAGCAAATGCTCGCGGCTCATTGCGTCAAAAACGAATGAAGCGGCCTCCGAGAGGATGCCATCCGGGAGATGTCGATATAACCGCCTCTGGTAGTCCTCGCAGAATTCCGCAAAGAGGTGATATATGCCATCTTCGCCCGAATCGAAATCCTGACCGTACTCGGCTTTGAATTTTTTACCGAATTCTCCGGCCTCGATCTTTTGCCGCGAAAGAAACTCCTGAAATGCCGCATCGAACAGGGGAAACAAATGCAGCCGGCGGCACATCCATTCGATGCCTTCGTGAAAAAGCGTCCGGTTGAATACTTCAACCCGCCTGTGCCTGAAACTCTGATACACGCCCTCGGATCGGCCGCTCAACCACTCCAGAAAAGCGTAAGCGTCCACCACATCGAAAAAGATGACTCCTTTGCCGTCGCGCACCTCCGCCAGAGGGTATTTCTCAAGTGCCGGGAGGAGATCGATCTCCTCAAGCGCCCCCTCAAGCGGAACGGCTTTCGCGAACAAGGAGCGGATATGGGACAAGGAGGGCCTGTGCGCGCAGTCTCTCACGGTTCGAGGAAAGGAACCATGCATTGGCATTTTCATGTCCCTTTTCTGCGGCGAGGAATCGGTTTATTCTCTACTGTCTCTGATACCAGGTGAAAGGCGGGTGCTATATGCCTATGCCGCCCTTTGGATTGCGCGTAAGCGGGCGCCCGCGTTCAACCGCCGGATACAGGAAGAGTTTTTCCCTTCTCGTGGGCCTCCCGGATTCTCGCGGCCAGCATATCGAGATCACACGGCTTGGTCAGATAGTCAAAGGCGCCCGTGCGCAAGCAGTCAAGCGCAGAGGCGAATGTGCCAAAGCCAGTAAGCATGATGATCTGCATGCGGGGCCTGAGTTTCTTGATTTCGCGCAAGGTCGTGGCGCCGTCCATGCCGGGCATGCTTAGATCGAGGACAACGACATCGAAGGGAACGTTCACGATCTCCCGGAGGGCCTCGCCGCCATTGGCGACGGCGGTCGTCTCGAATCCGCGCTGGTTCAGAACGGCTGCGGTATTCGTTCCGAACCGCAGTTCGTCATCTACGATCAGGACCCGGATTCTATCGGTCTCCAAGATGGCTGCATCCTTTCAGGAACCGGTTTAATCTCTTTGTAAGTTGCCCCAGCGGCATCTAAAGAAGGTATCTTCTGCGCCGGCCATCGCACCCGCTCTTGCTCTCGATCATGACAACAAAGGCTCGCCCTCTCTCTTCACCTTGGCCTGTTTCTTGTAGAAGGCATCCTTTACCTTGAGATGCATCTCCTCGATCGAAATGGGCTTCATCAAATAGCCGGAAGCGCCAAGCTTCAACCCCTCGACTTCCGATTCAACCGAAACATGTCCGGTAAGCAGAATGACCTCGATATCGGGATGCTCCTCCTTGATTTTTCGGAGCGCTTCGATTCCGTCGATTCCCGGCATTTTGACGTCGAGCAGCACGACGTCGATGGGGGATTCTTTCAGGATCCTCAAGGCATCCAGTCCATTCGTGCAGGTGGACGTGCTGATTCCCCGCTTTTCCAGCAGCTTGCGGTACGTAGCCAGAAAGCGTTCCTCGTCGTCAACGATCAAGAGGTTAATGGCGCCCATTTCGGCGACTCTCCTTGCAATGTTTTCGTTCCTTTTTCGTCTCTTTCGGGCGGACCGGCAAGCGGAAGCCGGACGGTGAACACCGTGCCCACATTCAGTTCACTGCTTACCATGATCTGCCCGCCCAACCGTTCAATAATTCCATAACAGGTGCTCAGCCCGAGGCCGGTGCCTTGCCCAACCGGTTTTGTCGTAAAGAATGGGAGAAAAATTTTTTCCATGTGTTCCGCGGGAATGCCGGTGCCGTTGTCGGTGACCGCGATTGACATCTCGTCATCGGCAGACGAAGCCGTTATGCGGATTTCTCCTCCGCGCTTGGGCTTCAACGCATCGATCGCATTATTGAGCAAGTTCAGAAACACCTGTTGCAGTTGAAGCTGATCGCTCAGGATGACCGGCAGAGATGCCTCATACTCCTGAACGATACGAATATTCTCAACCTGAGCCCGCCGCTCGATCATGCCCACCACATCCGATATCAGAGACCGGATGTCAAACGTGTCGATCTTGGTCTCGGTCTTGCGCGCGAATCCCAGCAGACCTTCGGTGATGAGTTTTCCCCGCTCCACCTGCAGTGCGATCTGGTCGATCGATTCGCGGAGCAGCCTCAGATTCTCAGCGTCCACAATTCCGCCGTTCCGCTCCGCCTCCAACAGGATGTCTTTGATGTAAGCTTCTTCTCCTTTGATCACCTGGAGCGGGTTGTTCATCTCGTGAGCGACGCCTGCGCTCATCTCGCCGACTTCCGCCAGTTTGCCTGCCATGATCAACTGGGTGCCCATCCTGCGCTTTTCCATGTCAGCCATGGCCAACTGGTTCGCGACGCCCGAGGCGAGCATGAACGCCATGAATACCGCCAATCCGCCGCCGGCAATGATCATGATAATAGCGATAACCACCGCCCGAATGAGTGGGGCGTAGGCGTCATTCAGCCCCTGCCTGACGATCAGGAACCAGTCCATCGGCTCTATTTTTCCGGCCGCGTATATGTGGCTTTCATCTTTATAATCGACCGCGGTAAAAGCGAAGATTGTTCTTTGGTCGAAACGGTAGATCGAATGATCCGGGTCCACCTCCAGCAGTTCGCCCCCCGACCGGCGACGGGTTTGGAAGACGCCTTCCTCATTGACAATGTACGCCTCGCCGGTCTTGCCAACGCGCACGTTTTCCACAAGGTCATTGAAGTAAAACCAGTCGATCGTCGTCCGCAGATACCACGTCCGGCTGCCCTCATCGCGGCGGACGGCAATAATGAAATGCGGCACATTTCTATACCCGAGAAACTGGTCGGATATATAAACGTCTTTCTGCTGCACCTGAAGGAACCATGGCGCCTGCGCATACTTCCTGCCTTCAAGTTCGAACGGCCCGACATATGCCACATGGTCCCCATTCTCATTGAACAAACCAATATCGAAAAAGGCGCGCGATCTCATCTGGAGCTGCTCAAAGATCGTCGCCAGATGCTCTTTATTGCTCAATTCGTCGAAACTATTGGAGGCGGCCACATACTGAAGATCAAAACAACGCTCGCGCAGGAAACCTTCAATCATGTTGCGGTGCGCGTCGGCCACCCGAAGCAATTGCGTCTCCACCTGCGAGCGCAGGTTCGTGGCAAAATAGTAGACCAGCGTGCAGAAAACCAAGGCAAGCGTGACGAACGGCACAAGCAATACCCGTCTCAAAATGATCCGCCGGATATTCTTGAATTCACCAGCCATTAACCGAACTCCCGCGTCTTGCCCGTCGGTTCGCCCGAAATTCCTGTGATCAAAAGCATGGTTCAACATCCTCTAAGAAAACTGATGAGCAA
The window above is part of the Candidatus Abyssobacteria bacterium SURF_5 genome. Proteins encoded here:
- the pgk gene encoding phosphoglycerate kinase — translated: MKMPMHGSFPRTVRDCAHRPSLSHIRSLFAKAVPLEGALEEIDLLPALEKYPLAEVRDGKGVIFFDVVDAYAFLEWLSGRSEGVYQSFRHRRVEVFNRTLFHEGIEWMCRRLHLFPLFDAAFQEFLSRQKIEAGEFGKKFKAEYGQDFDSGEDGIYHLFAEFCEDYQRRLYRHLPDGILSEAASFVFDAMSREHLLSSFHKRIERRIPEIPAEAYVLEETNERPFASMRMLLEKRGMRVAGLAEIREVDRLIEQLSRSQESGAAREKLTKLVPGIEKLFDVFGMADGQSPIHDRGILAAVRSRVLAHVSPGAAPRRIGVVGYDQNVIAALRKITTEYAENLEVVVFLGQKPRDIMQWIKYNSQLGVFESVRADECGFLYLGCQKSAAAVYHGWLAEPSAALTNVSWQAFGVTCVMLGESQAGRLTADVRDRLRQSGVEVVAARAEADHDVAAHRIIKDDSSIGSMLGAAPSEGIAYALGVSTLSELGRILVVGADIVEKHDDPAVVQPTYRVAGVYQVIHKKNPARFGNLALLVGAIDESAIVLATNEFKTNIPRGKLLRINAVLDSKVSREKIISRFRSKAQELDILELPEWWVQLTSNLNFGNPKLIFDPNQVYVSHNDAGAQVSIAFFVDEAAADVDMALRSIAGFPVQREYMKAADQFAAGMPLPCRCWDSLDVVQQAEFSRRHVSRLAQKYSQKSEAVATKRRARKYSTAQPGSGHITILDSTLANDAMRLLFLESQPVVRQEVLRDETGEAVAIVALHENRHKVYSTPLLTTASLENIHQVMGRYYSQLRRYALDLSREYDWEILIHDVYEHGDKLRATLRVHHLDYNDKKELFERVTFVSVDQYDKSRQRWQTISRPNSIIHPSSPETYNIVINGPGGRMGSCTLRLAAKSEKLRVVALGGPDARRLAELLNEKDYVQGRFPGTVDFGVDWIELDGRRMLVFSHPVFRDPGNYPWKCFLFAGVPIHVAIDATGRFNNVDGVNRHRRAGALRTMITAPGSSKEDEWREATFIRHINDHKYDSATHFFLSPASCTTGCLANLNRLVELAMYRSKHAEMDWEKFFDEAAKMVLEGIGPTYHSLTGEHIGPDIIDPIEYRKDIRRGTDATGNIFETSSGASASTALVDAAGVSHTPVYSIRFPIETVSIMAPTYVLRGHYTMEHIDAAAASLEQACRAGAETRFQFLRTRNIDRSTQIRLLRELAQAGATLCKDSIEIAHFTSPTGEPMTIIQLIGWYENEWRPSKMYVEFLEEIMLPAEKKFLSAGEGAGFAGVSERLTAYRRPYEGKLSVLDLPPRAFDGVYWLIRVDHNVVDPLYDPDTNKVRPFISDDHRIMASAADVEYLIRNNARVIVLSHNGRKKDFQFLQSEDGQVLEPFSLKIAGERFAEILERRKALNAGKDFRMASGLIDAETAKLSRELKPGQVLYLENLRFYDGEESGSRHFAKALFDTLFGHLDSSAQRSVSYVNSAFGASHRGLHASFLPLMNLIGGYKVMGLLPAKELSLLDEILKSPKKPVAAFVSGMKMAEKIPAVEMMIRHGSIQRLFTAAPAFLVASGFPSGNSVSGYDPLDVESQVSAAHRLLELAAEFDVEVKIAADLHIGLAVPDKFRPKKRVPSKTACADEIPFGAYVYDILPEYNHAQTRTGDDIKGILEGAATVILNGTVGLYEVEQFSAGNDWLVRTIADCGAELKLVVGGDGVAAVNRRMGGIQEAEKTFDLCTGGGAALKYLATQSLSAFDGLDNKRE
- a CDS encoding sensor histidine kinase, which produces MAGEFKNIRRIILRRVLLVPFVTLALVFCTLVYYFATNLRSQVETQLLRVADAHRNMIEGFLRERCFDLQYVAASNSFDELSNKEHLATIFEQLQMRSRAFFDIGLFNENGDHVAYVGPFELEGRKYAQAPWFLQVQQKDVYISDQFLGYRNVPHFIIAVRRDEGSRTWYLRTTIDWFYFNDLVENVRVGKTGEAYIVNEEGVFQTRRRSGGELLEVDPDHSIYRFDQRTIFAFTAVDYKDESHIYAAGKIEPMDWFLIVRQGLNDAYAPLIRAVVIAIIMIIAGGGLAVFMAFMLASGVANQLAMADMEKRRMGTQLIMAGKLAEVGEMSAGVAHEMNNPLQVIKGEEAYIKDILLEAERNGGIVDAENLRLLRESIDQIALQVERGKLITEGLLGFARKTETKIDTFDIRSLISDVVGMIERRAQVENIRIVQEYEASLPVILSDQLQLQQVFLNLLNNAIDALKPKRGGEIRITASSADDEMSIAVTDNGTGIPAEHMEKIFLPFFTTKPVGQGTGLGLSTCYGIIERLGGQIMVSSELNVGTVFTVRLPLAGPPERDEKGTKTLQGESPKWAPLTS
- a CDS encoding response regulator, encoding MLETDRIRVLIVDDELRFGTNTAAVLNQRGFETTAVANGGEALREIVNVPFDVVVLDLSMPGMDGATTLREIKKLRPRMQIIMLTGFGTFASALDCLRTGAFDYLTKPCDLDMLAARIREAHEKGKTLPVSGG
- a CDS encoding response regulator, encoding MGAINLLIVDDEERFLATYRKLLEKRGISTSTCTNGLDALRILKESPIDVVLLDVKMPGIDGIEALRKIKEEHPDIEVILLTGHVSVESEVEGLKLGASGYLMKPISIEEMHLKVKDAFYKKQAKVKREGEPLLS